In one window of Dokdonia sp. PRO95 DNA:
- a CDS encoding glycosyltransferase family 2 protein: MTPLIKVIIPAYNEQDSIGHVLRDIPTTVSEVIVVSNASTDNTEQVARENGATVLREERKGYGYACLKGMEYIATLGIDDVAQRPDIVVFLDGDYSDYPEELTKLVAPIINGDYDMVIGARDKRFRESGSMTTPQIFGNWLATTLMTLFFGANFTDLGPFRAMKYDSLLALQMEDKTYGWTVEMQLKVLKKKMNYIEVPVTYRNRIGVSKVSGTVKGAVMAGIKILGWIFKYSFKK; the protein is encoded by the coding sequence ATGACTCCCCTTATTAAAGTAATAATACCAGCTTACAACGAGCAAGACTCCATTGGTCATGTGCTACGCGACATTCCTACTACTGTGAGTGAAGTTATTGTTGTGAGTAATGCCTCTACAGATAATACAGAACAAGTCGCTAGAGAAAATGGCGCTACTGTATTAAGAGAAGAACGCAAAGGTTACGGATATGCCTGCCTGAAGGGTATGGAATATATTGCAACCTTAGGTATAGATGATGTTGCACAACGCCCAGACATCGTTGTCTTTTTAGACGGTGATTATAGCGATTATCCAGAAGAGCTTACTAAGTTAGTTGCCCCTATTATCAATGGAGATTACGACATGGTTATAGGTGCTAGAGACAAACGCTTTCGCGAAAGCGGATCAATGACCACTCCTCAAATTTTTGGAAACTGGCTTGCTACTACCTTAATGACGCTATTCTTTGGGGCAAATTTTACAGATTTAGGTCCTTTTAGAGCTATGAAATACGATAGCTTACTAGCTTTACAGATGGAAGACAAAACCTATGGGTGGACGGTAGAGATGCAACTCAAGGTTTTAAAGAAAAAGATGAATTATATAGAAGTCCCGGTAACTTATCGCAATCGCATAGGTGTTTCAAAAGTCTCTGGCACCGTAAAAGGTGCAGTAATGGCAGGAATTAAAATACTAGGATGGATTTTTAAATACAGTTTTAAGAAATGA
- a CDS encoding cellulose synthase family protein has product MILETVIIVIYTISLIIIFAYSLSQLNLLFNYLRAQRKKDDAVLFNFKDPAQIPFVTIQLPVYNELYVMERLLDNIALLDYPADKLEIQVLDDSTDESFETTRNHIKRLSDKGLDIKHVTRTDRSGFKAGALKEGLKVAKGEFIAIFDADFLPEPNWLQRTVPYFKDRNIGVVQTRWGHINRDYSLLTKVQAFALDAHFTLEQVGRNSKGHFINFNGTAGLWRKQCIEDAGNWEGDTLTEDLDLSYRAQLKNWKFKYLEDVETPAELPVVISAARSQQFRWNKGGAENFQKMSRKVLTSKTISPKTKMHGLLHLLNSTMFLNVLIVAILSIPMLHIKNEYAHLKPYFYVMSFFVISSVIFFICYWFMFKSIYGGGFKQFLKYTGMFFVFFSIAMGFSLHNSIAVIEGHLGKRSDFIRTPKFNISELKDSWKGNKYLKKNISINVIFEGLLMLYFGFGMYYASVVGDQGGDFGLFPFHLMLFMGFGFVFFKSLTSKA; this is encoded by the coding sequence ATGATATTAGAAACCGTAATTATTGTTATTTACACGATTTCGCTTATTATCATATTTGCGTATAGCTTATCCCAGCTCAACTTACTTTTTAATTACTTGCGAGCACAACGCAAGAAAGACGACGCTGTCTTATTTAATTTTAAAGATCCTGCACAGATTCCGTTTGTAACGATACAGCTTCCAGTATATAATGAACTGTATGTCATGGAGCGTTTACTAGATAATATTGCCCTCTTAGACTACCCTGCAGATAAGCTGGAAATCCAAGTGCTAGATGATAGTACAGATGAGTCTTTTGAAACCACAAGAAATCACATAAAACGCCTTAGCGATAAAGGGCTAGACATAAAACACGTTACTCGCACAGACCGTTCAGGTTTTAAAGCCGGTGCTTTAAAGGAAGGACTTAAAGTTGCAAAAGGCGAATTTATTGCCATATTTGATGCAGATTTTCTTCCAGAACCTAACTGGCTACAGCGCACCGTTCCTTATTTTAAGGATCGCAACATAGGCGTTGTACAAACTCGCTGGGGACATATAAATAGAGATTATTCTTTGCTTACAAAAGTGCAGGCTTTTGCACTTGACGCACACTTTACACTAGAACAAGTAGGCAGAAACAGTAAAGGACATTTTATAAACTTTAACGGAACTGCTGGATTGTGGCGCAAGCAGTGCATAGAAGATGCCGGAAACTGGGAAGGTGATACACTTACAGAAGATCTTGACCTAAGCTACCGTGCCCAACTCAAAAACTGGAAATTCAAATACCTAGAGGATGTAGAAACTCCTGCAGAGCTGCCAGTAGTAATAAGTGCTGCACGCTCTCAACAATTTAGATGGAATAAGGGTGGAGCAGAGAATTTCCAGAAAATGTCTAGAAAGGTTTTGACGAGCAAAACCATTTCTCCAAAAACAAAAATGCATGGCTTACTACACCTTTTAAATAGTACCATGTTTTTAAATGTTCTTATTGTAGCAATATTGAGCATACCTATGTTACACATCAAGAACGAATACGCACATTTAAAGCCATACTTTTATGTGATGTCCTTCTTTGTGATAAGCAGTGTGATTTTCTTTATTTGCTATTGGTTTATGTTTAAAAGCATTTATGGCGGAGGTTTCAAGCAGTTCCTCAAATACACGGGGATGTTCTTTGTATTTTTTAGTATTGCTATGGGATTCTCACTTCATAATTCTATTGCAGTAATAGAAGGTCACCTAGGTAAAAGAAGTGATTTTATACGTACTCCTAAGTTTAACATAAGCGAACTTAAAGACTCTTGGAAAGGCAATAAATATCTCAAAAAGAATATATCAATCAATGTAATTTTTGAAGGACTTTTGATGTTATATTTTGGTTTTGGGATGTACTACGCATCGGTTGTAGGAGATCAAGGTGGTGACTTTGGGCTGTTCCCTTTTCACCTAATGTTGTTCATGGGATTTGGATTTGTATTTTTTAAATCTCTTACGAGTAAAGCGTGA
- a CDS encoding 3-oxoacyl-ACP synthase, whose translation MNHQEIKLELFTKCKQWIANRRNKVETVIADIMESLEDETKSSAGDKHETGRAMLQIDREQAGEQLKEIGKIEDALSKIDLKIKSQYVRLGSVVHTSTNRFFISVSAGEIKIEGRPYYAIALASPMGQLLLSKKKGDVIRFRESDITITSVY comes from the coding sequence ATGAATCATCAAGAAATAAAATTAGAACTCTTTACAAAGTGCAAGCAGTGGATTGCAAACCGTCGCAATAAGGTAGAAACCGTGATTGCAGATATTATGGAATCTCTAGAAGACGAGACTAAGAGCTCGGCGGGAGATAAGCATGAGACTGGGAGAGCAATGCTGCAGATAGATCGTGAGCAAGCTGGTGAGCAATTGAAAGAAATAGGAAAGATAGAAGATGCTTTATCTAAAATTGATTTAAAGATAAAGAGTCAATACGTGCGTTTAGGTAGTGTAGTGCATACCTCTACAAATCGTTTCTTTATCTCTGTTTCTGCAGGAGAAATTAAGATAGAAGGAAGGCCTTATTATGCGATAGCCCTAGCGTCACCTATGGGCCAGTTATTATTAAGTAAGAAAAAAGGTGATGTAATACGCTTTCGCGAAAGCGATATTACCATTACTTCGGTGTACTAA
- a CDS encoding ABC transporter ATP-binding protein, giving the protein MLKLTDVLFHISNRFTIGAINLSINQGEHIALIGESGCGKTTLLKMVYGLYDLDEGSITWNEEKITGPEDHLIPGMPFIKYLSQDFDLMPFTSVAENINKYLSRLEPEASKARTDELMEVVEMTAYANAHVKTLSGGQKQRVALAQTLAKEPELLLLDEPFSHIDNFRKNKLRRRLFSYLKKQQITCLVATHDSTDVLAFMDKTVVMKGGKVIAHEETFKLYKNPPNYYVGSLFGDINELPKTWFLKNYKGDDTLLLHPHEITTVPDGKIAIVTDCYFMGSHYLVTALVGDTTVLFNASDPYAKHTNVALGLKISTPK; this is encoded by the coding sequence ATGCTTAAATTAACAGATGTACTATTTCATATTTCTAACCGCTTTACAATAGGGGCTATCAACCTGTCTATCAATCAGGGTGAGCATATCGCACTCATAGGAGAAAGTGGTTGTGGCAAGACCACTTTACTCAAAATGGTTTACGGGCTTTATGACCTAGATGAAGGGTCTATCACATGGAATGAAGAAAAAATCACCGGTCCAGAAGATCATCTCATACCAGGAATGCCCTTTATAAAATATCTTTCTCAAGATTTTGACCTCATGCCGTTCACCTCGGTAGCAGAAAATATTAATAAATATTTAAGCCGACTAGAGCCAGAAGCGAGTAAAGCACGCACAGATGAGCTCATGGAAGTGGTAGAAATGACGGCGTATGCAAATGCACACGTAAAAACACTCTCTGGCGGACAAAAGCAACGAGTTGCACTTGCACAAACCCTAGCAAAGGAACCAGAATTACTCCTACTAGACGAGCCATTCTCACATATAGACAACTTTAGAAAAAATAAATTACGCCGTAGGTTATTTAGTTATCTGAAAAAACAACAAATCACCTGCCTTGTTGCCACTCATGACAGTACAGATGTGCTAGCATTTATGGATAAGACGGTAGTGATGAAAGGTGGCAAAGTAATCGCCCATGAGGAAACATTTAAACTATATAAAAATCCGCCCAACTATTATGTTGGTTCGCTTTTCGGAGATATTAATGAACTGCCTAAAACTTGGTTTTTAAAAAATTATAAAGGTGATGACACTTTATTATTACATCCTCATGAGATTACTACAGTACCAGATGGAAAAATAGCAATCGTTACAGATTGCTACTTTATGGGTTCGCACTATTTGGTAACCGCTCTAGTAGGAGACACAACAGTTCTTTTTAACGCATCAGACCCGTATGCTAAGCATACTAATGTCGCACTAGGCTTGAAAATTAGTACACCGAAGTAA
- a CDS encoding metallophosphoesterase: MLRFIFIILFVIALDIYAYQAFRFLVKGRWGTILYFLITVFIIGGMIYQFSTGGRRNMSVLTQFFVVSFIILMVCKLVIIATMFGEDIFRLIRGGVHKISSSSEGKAIPSRRKFVSQIALGLAAIPFASILYGVIKGRYNFKVLKYTLTFDDLPAAFDGYKITQISDIHSGSFDNKEKVNYAIDLINEQASDAILFTGDMVNNEASEMDQWQDSFARLQAKDGKFSVLGNHDYGDYVQWPTPQAKIDNLNRLKEIQKEMDFKLLLNEHHFIKRDGERLAIVGVENWGEGGFKKAGDLNKAISGLDKKDFKILMSHDPSHWEFEVKDHPDHFHLTLSGHTHGMQFGIEIPGWFKWSPVKWRYKYWAGIYKDAKQYINVNRGFGYLAFPGRVGIWPEITVIELKKGSANA; the protein is encoded by the coding sequence GTGCTCAGATTTATTTTTATTATCCTTTTTGTGATTGCCTTAGATATATATGCTTATCAAGCATTTAGATTTCTCGTAAAAGGCCGCTGGGGAACCATTTTATATTTCTTAATTACCGTTTTTATTATCGGAGGGATGATTTATCAATTCTCTACTGGAGGACGCCGTAATATGAGTGTGTTAACACAATTCTTTGTGGTTTCATTTATCATTTTAATGGTTTGTAAGTTAGTAATTATTGCAACCATGTTTGGTGAAGATATCTTTAGACTTATAAGAGGGGGAGTACATAAAATCTCTTCAAGCTCAGAAGGTAAAGCAATACCTTCACGTCGTAAATTTGTAAGCCAGATTGCACTAGGATTAGCAGCTATACCATTTGCTTCTATTTTATACGGCGTTATAAAAGGGCGTTATAATTTTAAAGTCCTCAAGTATACGCTCACCTTTGATGATCTTCCAGCTGCTTTTGATGGGTATAAGATTACTCAGATAAGTGACATACATAGCGGCAGCTTTGATAACAAGGAGAAGGTGAATTATGCTATAGATCTTATCAATGAGCAGGCTAGTGATGCTATCTTATTTACTGGTGATATGGTGAATAATGAGGCAAGTGAAATGGATCAATGGCAAGACTCTTTTGCACGTTTACAAGCAAAGGATGGTAAATTCTCTGTATTAGGTAATCATGATTATGGTGATTATGTGCAGTGGCCTACGCCTCAAGCAAAGATCGATAACCTCAATAGACTCAAGGAGATCCAAAAAGAAATGGATTTTAAGCTATTACTTAATGAACATCACTTTATTAAAAGAGATGGAGAGCGCCTTGCAATTGTAGGGGTAGAAAACTGGGGTGAAGGCGGATTTAAAAAAGCAGGAGATCTCAATAAAGCAATAAGCGGGTTAGATAAAAAAGACTTCAAGATATTAATGAGTCATGACCCCTCACACTGGGAGTTTGAGGTAAAAGATCATCCAGACCATTTTCACTTAACGCTTAGTGGTCACACGCATGGCATGCAATTTGGTATTGAGATACCTGGTTGGTTTAAATGGAGCCCTGTAAAGTGGCGTTATAAATACTGGGCAGGTATCTATAAAGATGCAAAGCAGTATATAAATGTAAACCGCGGTTTTGGGTATCTTGCTTTTCCAGGAAGGGTAGGAATATGGCCTGAGATAACTGTTATAGAGCTGAAAAAAGGGAGTGCAAACGCATAA
- a CDS encoding FAD-dependent oxidoreductase, with product MNLSFWERESWFNNVDYTIVGSGIVGLMCAIRLREKDANSKIVVLEKGLLPNGASTKNAGFACFGSISELLEDLKTHTEEEVMSLVKQRVEGLQLLRSMLGDEKIDYQEHGGYELFTSEDKALYEECVNNLTRINKLLFSIFNKDLYTLEDNAFGFHGVEEKVIFNNGEGQIDTGKMMSELLKLAHAKGIFILNGMTVNAYKEGTEGVEVVTAQNTFFTKKLFIATNGFASTLGLSEVKPARAQVLITHPIPELKVKGTFHLDKGYYYFRNINNRILLGGGRNLDIQGEETMVMSQTALIQNELERLLAEVILPHTPYTIDHRWSGIMGVGIQKKPIVKKISKHTYCGVRLGGMGVAIGSTIGKNLADLI from the coding sequence ATGAATTTAAGTTTCTGGGAGCGAGAATCGTGGTTTAATAATGTTGATTACACCATTGTAGGCAGCGGTATTGTGGGTTTAATGTGTGCAATACGCTTGCGCGAAAAAGATGCCAACTCAAAAATAGTGGTCTTAGAAAAAGGATTACTTCCTAATGGGGCAAGTACAAAAAATGCTGGTTTTGCATGCTTTGGGAGTATTTCAGAATTATTAGAAGATCTCAAAACACACACAGAAGAAGAGGTCATGTCGCTTGTAAAGCAACGTGTGGAAGGTTTACAGCTTTTGAGAAGTATGCTTGGAGATGAGAAAATAGACTACCAAGAACATGGAGGCTATGAGCTTTTTACGTCAGAAGATAAAGCACTATATGAGGAATGTGTGAATAATCTAACTCGTATAAACAAGTTGCTATTTTCCATCTTTAATAAGGATTTGTACACGCTCGAGGATAATGCATTTGGTTTTCACGGTGTAGAAGAAAAGGTGATTTTCAATAATGGAGAAGGCCAGATTGATACTGGGAAGATGATGAGTGAACTTCTCAAACTTGCACATGCCAAAGGAATATTCATACTAAATGGTATGACAGTAAACGCTTATAAAGAAGGAACCGAAGGTGTTGAGGTCGTAACAGCGCAGAATACATTTTTTACAAAAAAGCTTTTCATTGCTACAAATGGTTTTGCAAGCACGCTAGGACTTAGCGAAGTAAAACCAGCGAGAGCACAGGTGTTAATCACACATCCTATTCCAGAACTCAAAGTGAAAGGCACTTTTCATCTCGATAAAGGGTACTATTATTTTAGAAATATAAATAACAGAATTCTTCTAGGTGGAGGGAGAAATCTAGATATACAAGGGGAGGAAACGATGGTGATGTCTCAAACAGCACTTATTCAAAATGAGTTAGAACGACTGCTTGCTGAGGTGATTTTGCCTCATACGCCTTATACTATTGATCATAGATGGAGTGGTATCATGGGTGTGGGTATTCAAAAAAAGCCCATTGTTAAGAAAATATCTAAGCATACTTATTGCGGAGTACGTCTAGGAGGAATGGGAGTTGCTATAGGAAGTACCATAGGTAAGAATCTCGCAGATTTAATTTAG
- a CDS encoding thioredoxin family protein codes for MSKFGELIDLNIPVLLDFYTDWNENSMAMHPVLREVAAAIGDKGKVIKIDVDKNNKLAEALRIKALPTLIIYKNGEMIWRQSGELDANTIIGIMEEYSY; via the coding sequence ATGTCAAAATTTGGAGAACTTATAGACTTAAATATTCCGGTACTGCTAGACTTTTATACAGACTGGAACGAAAACTCAATGGCAATGCACCCAGTACTTAGAGAAGTAGCAGCTGCTATAGGAGATAAGGGTAAGGTAATTAAGATAGATGTAGATAAAAATAACAAGCTAGCAGAGGCACTGCGCATTAAAGCTTTACCTACACTTATTATTTATAAAAACGGGGAGATGATATGGCGTCAAAGCGGGGAGCTAGATGCAAATACCATTATTGGTATTATGGAAGAGTATTCTTACTAA
- a CDS encoding DUF2029 domain-containing protein, whose protein sequence is MIERLWKYQKTPIALAIVSLVTYYLFAFQLERANTALLLSLYSILFACFHFIVSKGKNDFSLLLVFAVALRLIFIPVIPNLSQDFYRFIWDGRMLTQGLNPYLTTPQSYIESGNLEIVAQARQLYEGMGALNGSHFTNYPPVNQLIFAIAGLFSGNSIIGAAIVFRTTIILADIGIIIYGKKLLQKLGLPIHNIFWYGLNPFIIIEMTGNLHFETVMLFFVVLSLYLLAQGKWILSAVMIALSISTKLLPLLFLPLFMQYFLTRGDRKTTHFRSSYPWKVRFREITKNLPRLIYFYLIVIGVVIVTFLPFLTNEFAENFGASIALWFKKFEFNASVYYIIRYIGYQTIGWNIIGDVGPLLPKIVLVFLIVIAFLRNNRSMQATITAILISISFYFLMSTTVHPWYVATPLLLCVFTRYRFPLVWSATVMLSYSAYGADGFKENLWLVAVEYVIVILFFFWEVYNPTKTTVKATTAV, encoded by the coding sequence GTGATAGAACGTCTTTGGAAATATCAAAAAACTCCTATTGCACTAGCGATTGTTTCCTTAGTCACCTACTATCTCTTTGCTTTTCAACTAGAAAGAGCTAACACCGCACTCCTACTAAGTCTGTACAGCATACTTTTTGCTTGCTTTCACTTCATAGTAAGCAAAGGCAAAAATGACTTCTCTTTGCTACTCGTTTTTGCAGTAGCATTAAGACTCATATTTATACCAGTAATCCCAAATCTCTCTCAAGATTTTTATCGCTTTATTTGGGACGGGCGGATGCTTACACAGGGTCTTAATCCATACTTAACCACTCCTCAAAGCTATATAGAATCAGGCAACCTTGAGATTGTAGCGCAAGCAAGACAGCTCTATGAAGGGATGGGAGCACTTAACGGAAGTCACTTTACAAATTATCCGCCCGTAAACCAACTTATATTTGCCATCGCAGGATTATTCTCTGGCAATAGCATCATTGGCGCAGCTATCGTTTTTAGAACAACTATTATTCTAGCAGATATTGGGATTATCATTTACGGTAAGAAATTGTTACAAAAGTTAGGCTTACCCATTCATAATATCTTCTGGTATGGGCTCAATCCGTTTATCATTATCGAGATGACAGGCAATCTGCACTTTGAGACTGTAATGTTGTTTTTTGTAGTCTTGTCCTTGTATTTATTGGCTCAAGGCAAGTGGATATTAAGCGCTGTGATGATAGCATTATCTATATCTACTAAGTTATTACCGCTACTCTTTCTGCCTCTTTTCATGCAATACTTCTTAACTCGTGGTGATAGAAAAACAACACATTTTAGAAGCTCATATCCTTGGAAAGTCCGCTTTCGCGAAATAACAAAAAACCTACCTCGTCTCATTTATTTCTATTTAATTGTGATTGGAGTGGTTATAGTTACCTTCTTACCGTTCCTAACAAATGAGTTTGCCGAAAACTTTGGAGCATCTATTGCGCTATGGTTTAAGAAATTTGAGTTCAATGCTAGTGTCTACTATATTATTAGATACATAGGCTATCAAACCATTGGCTGGAACATCATAGGTGACGTTGGTCCTTTACTTCCTAAGATTGTGTTAGTCTTCTTGATAGTTATAGCATTCCTTAGAAATAACAGATCGATGCAAGCAACTATTACCGCAATACTCATTAGTATCTCCTTTTACTTTTTGATGTCTACCACAGTCCATCCGTGGTATGTTGCCACACCCTTACTTTTATGTGTGTTTACGCGCTATCGCTTTCCGCTAGTATGGAGTGCAACTGTGATGTTAAGTTATAGCGCCTATGGCGCAGATGGTTTCAAGGAAAACTTATGGCTTGTAGCTGTTGAGTATGTTATTGTAATCCTGTTTTTTTTCTGGGAAGTTTATAATCCTACTAAGACTACTGTAAAAGCAACGACTGCCGTTTAG
- a CDS encoding type I phosphomannose isomerase catalytic subunit — MKLYPLFFTPHFKYRLWGGDKLRTELNKEFDGDQIGESWEVSDVEGSETQVFNGPLAGSTLHELITSFGEQFLGASVLERFGTNFPLLIKFLDAKTPLSVQVHPDDKVAKERHNSLGKNEMWYIMQADHDASIIVGFEEDTSKEQYEEAVKSGDIVNLLHTEYIKEGDIFHIPTGRVHAIGAGVLLAEIQQTSDVTYRIYDYNRIDAKTGALRDLHSEEAIDVVDLKGYDTYNTPYKTQINNAVPIMDTPYFQTTLLAVEGKTDRDYSDKDSFTILICVDGNTTFSCDDKEYALQKGQTVVLPAVVNKLSFTSSHAKILEVTV; from the coding sequence ATGAAACTATATCCCCTTTTTTTTACTCCACACTTTAAATACCGCCTTTGGGGTGGTGATAAATTGCGCACAGAGCTCAATAAAGAATTTGATGGGGATCAGATAGGTGAATCTTGGGAGGTTTCTGATGTAGAGGGAAGCGAGACCCAAGTTTTTAATGGACCTCTTGCAGGTAGTACCTTGCATGAGCTTATTACCAGCTTTGGAGAGCAATTTTTAGGAGCATCGGTACTTGAGAGATTTGGTACAAATTTTCCTTTGCTTATTAAGTTTCTAGATGCAAAAACCCCGCTTTCTGTACAAGTTCACCCAGATGATAAAGTAGCAAAGGAGCGCCATAATTCATTAGGTAAAAACGAGATGTGGTACATCATGCAAGCAGATCATGATGCTAGTATTATTGTTGGTTTTGAAGAGGACACCTCAAAAGAACAATATGAAGAGGCTGTAAAAAGCGGAGATATAGTCAACCTATTGCATACAGAATATATAAAAGAGGGCGATATCTTCCACATACCCACAGGTAGAGTACATGCTATAGGTGCAGGAGTATTACTGGCTGAGATACAGCAAACCTCAGATGTTACTTATCGCATTTATGATTATAATAGAATAGATGCAAAAACCGGTGCTTTACGAGATTTGCATAGTGAAGAGGCTATAGATGTGGTAGATTTAAAGGGATATGACACTTATAATACTCCTTACAAAACCCAAATTAACAATGCAGTGCCTATTATGGATACACCGTATTTTCAAACAACATTATTAGCGGTAGAAGGTAAAACAGACAGGGATTATAGTGACAAAGATTCTTTTACAATTCTTATCTGTGTAGATGGTAACACAACATTCTCATGTGATGATAAGGAGTATGCTTTACAAAAGGGGCAGACTGTGGTATTACCTGCGGTAGTAAATAAACTTTCATTTACTAGTAGTCATGCAAAAATTCTAGAAGTTACTGTTTAA